A single window of Streptococcus cristatus ATCC 51100 DNA harbors:
- a CDS encoding ABC transporter ATP-binding protein, with amino-acid sequence MKHKKSSSSLRRLTRDLLQARWLFVLASLGTVAQVALTVLLPVLIGNAVDSVLLPQAEQHLMPILGQMLLVILANTLIQWLNPLLYNQLVYRYSQQLRQGVIKKVHYLPLAYLDRQGTGDLVSRVTTDLEQLSNGLLMVFNQFFVGLLTILVTIISMARLDFFLLLLVLLLTPLSLFLASFIAKKSFSFFQRQTQARGAQTQLIEESLTQESLIQAFNAQEQFDTAFTRSNQTYADYSQAAIFYSSTVNPSTRFINALIYALIVGFGAVRIIQGTGFTVGQLVTFLNYVNQYTKPFNDISSVMSELQSALACAERIYSVLDQEEIAESGQEILQSEDVRGQISFEHVAFGYESGKELIQDLNIRIPAASKVAIVGPTGAGKSTLINLLMRFYNVDSGLISLDDVPISHYTRASYRQQFGMVLQETWLKTATIHDNIAFGRPDASREEVIAAAKAANAHFFIQQLPQGYDTYLADAGDSLSQGQRQLLTIARVFLAVPKILILDEATSSIDTRTEVLIQEAFSKLMVGRTSFIIAHRLSTIQNADIILVMVDGNIVEHGNHQELMAARGVYYQMQTAQE; translated from the coding sequence ATGAAGCATAAGAAATCATCTAGCAGCTTGAGGCGTTTGACTCGAGATTTGCTGCAGGCGCGCTGGCTCTTTGTCCTAGCTAGTCTGGGAACGGTGGCTCAAGTAGCTCTGACTGTTCTTCTCCCAGTTTTAATTGGAAATGCGGTTGATAGCGTTCTTCTCCCTCAAGCGGAGCAACATTTGATGCCGATCTTGGGCCAGATGCTGCTGGTTATTTTAGCCAATACGCTGATTCAGTGGCTCAATCCCTTGCTCTATAATCAGCTGGTCTATCGCTACAGTCAGCAGCTCCGACAGGGCGTTATCAAGAAAGTACACTATCTGCCTTTGGCCTATCTGGATCGGCAGGGAACCGGTGACTTGGTTAGTCGGGTGACGACGGACTTGGAGCAGCTTAGCAATGGCCTGCTTATGGTTTTCAATCAATTTTTTGTGGGTTTGCTGACAATTTTAGTGACCATCATTAGCATGGCCAGATTGGACTTTTTCCTCCTGCTTTTGGTTTTGCTTTTGACGCCCCTTTCTCTTTTCTTGGCGAGCTTTATAGCTAAAAAGAGTTTTAGCTTTTTCCAACGTCAGACGCAGGCAAGAGGAGCGCAGACCCAGCTGATTGAGGAAAGTTTGACCCAGGAAAGTTTGATTCAGGCTTTTAATGCTCAGGAGCAGTTTGATACAGCTTTTACTCGCAGTAATCAAACCTATGCTGACTATTCTCAGGCGGCTATTTTCTATTCTTCGACGGTCAATCCTTCGACTCGTTTTATCAATGCCCTGATCTATGCTTTGATTGTGGGCTTTGGGGCTGTCCGAATCATTCAGGGAACAGGCTTTACGGTTGGGCAGCTGGTAACTTTTCTCAACTACGTCAACCAGTACACCAAGCCTTTCAACGATATATCGTCAGTCATGTCAGAATTGCAGAGCGCTTTAGCTTGTGCAGAGCGGATTTACAGCGTTTTGGACCAAGAAGAAATAGCAGAGTCTGGTCAGGAAATCCTCCAGTCTGAAGATGTCAGAGGACAGATTAGCTTTGAGCATGTGGCTTTTGGCTATGAGTCCGGCAAAGAGCTGATTCAGGATTTGAATATAAGGATTCCAGCAGCTAGTAAGGTTGCTATTGTCGGGCCAACTGGTGCTGGTAAGTCAACCCTGATCAATCTCCTCATGCGCTTTTACAATGTAGACAGTGGTCTTATTTCGCTAGACGATGTTCCCATCAGTCATTACACCAGAGCTTCTTATCGTCAGCAGTTCGGTATGGTACTACAGGAGACTTGGCTCAAGACGGCAACCATTCATGATAACATAGCTTTTGGCCGGCCAGACGCCAGCCGAGAAGAGGTTATTGCAGCTGCCAAGGCGGCCAATGCGCATTTCTTTATCCAGCAGTTGCCTCAGGGCTATGACACCTATCTGGCGGATGCTGGGGACTCCCTGTCTCAAGGTCAGCGCCAGCTATTAACCATCGCGCGCGTCTTCCTGGCTGTTCCTAAAATCCTAATCTTGGATGAAGCGACTTCCTCCATTGATACCCGGACAGAAGTCTTGATTCAGGAGGCTTTCAGCAAGCTCATGGTGGGTCGTACTAGCTTTATCATCGCCCATCGCCTGTCTACTATTCAAAATGCTGACATCATCCTCGTCATGGTAGATGGCAATATCGTCGAACATGGGAATCACCAGGAGCTCATGGCAGCCAGAGGTGTTTATTACCAAATGCAGACGGCGCAGGAGTAG
- a CDS encoding MFS transporter, which yields MFKRSYRKNIGLMAGVEFFAFLGITSFWILFLSQNGMSLWQIGLLESIFHATSVICEIPSGMLADRFSYKTNLYLSRIAGIVSSVLMLSGQGNFWVYALAMMISAWSYNFDSGTSAAMVYDSSVEAGLKERYLSISSFMSGVAEATRSLGTVWAGFFVHGQLHLTYYIMIGTSVIVLFLTWMLKEPSVKAEKAERLTMKKIIWAVKEELQRNPSLFIWMILSQIIGTLMCMFYFYYQNQLPDLKDWQISVVMLIGSALNILAVYLASMIGKKYSALKLFPSVVLLTGASYLLSYFGTPVIYILIYLISNALYALFQPIFDNDLQKQLPSEVRATMLSVYSMMFSLSMIVIFPLTGWLIDNLGFDSTFIVLGGFLLAVTPFLHMGLKKISQNLQEV from the coding sequence ATGTTTAAAAGAAGTTATCGGAAAAATATCGGTCTTATGGCCGGAGTTGAATTTTTTGCCTTTCTAGGCATTACTAGTTTTTGGATTTTATTTCTAAGTCAAAATGGTATGTCTCTTTGGCAGATTGGGCTTTTGGAAAGTATCTTTCATGCGACCAGCGTCATTTGTGAAATTCCTTCTGGGATGTTGGCGGATCGCTTCTCCTACAAGACCAATCTGTATCTGAGCCGGATAGCCGGGATTGTGTCTTCTGTTCTCATGTTGTCCGGGCAGGGGAACTTTTGGGTTTATGCACTGGCTATGATGATCAGTGCTTGGTCCTATAATTTTGATTCGGGGACAAGCGCAGCCATGGTCTATGATTCATCTGTGGAGGCCGGACTCAAGGAACGTTACTTATCCATCTCCAGTTTTATGTCTGGGGTGGCTGAAGCGACCCGGTCTTTGGGAACGGTCTGGGCTGGATTTTTTGTCCATGGACAATTGCATCTGACCTACTATATCATGATTGGCACCTCTGTCATCGTTCTTTTCCTGACTTGGATGCTGAAGGAGCCAAGTGTCAAAGCAGAGAAAGCAGAACGCCTGACCATGAAAAAGATTATTTGGGCTGTCAAAGAGGAGTTGCAGAGAAATCCCAGCCTTTTCATCTGGATGATTCTTTCCCAAATCATCGGAACACTGATGTGTATGTTTTATTTTTACTATCAAAATCAATTGCCTGATTTAAAAGATTGGCAGATTTCGGTAGTCATGCTAATTGGCAGTGCTTTGAATATCTTGGCGGTCTATCTGGCGAGTATGATTGGAAAGAAATATTCTGCCTTAAAACTCTTTCCTTCAGTGGTTCTTCTAACTGGAGCAAGCTACCTGCTGTCCTATTTTGGAACTCCAGTCATTTATATTTTGATTTATCTAATCAGCAACGCCTTGTATGCTCTTTTCCAGCCGATTTTTGACAACGATTTACAAAAGCAGCTGCCAAGTGAAGTGCGGGCGACCATGCTTAGTGTCTATTCTATGATGTTCAGCCTGAGCATGATTGTCATTTTCCCTCTGACTGGCTGGCTGATTGATAATCTTGGCTTCGACTCGACTTTTATAGTTTTAGGTGGCTTCTTACTAGCTGTAACGCCATTTTTGCATATGGGTCTAAAGAAAATAAGCCAGAACTTACAAGAAGTCTAA
- a CDS encoding ATP-binding cassette domain-containing protein yields the protein MLQIRNLTITHLKDLKELVKDLSLTVNQGDKVAIIGEEGNGKSTLLKLLLDERLVSSYVSYSGHIDKSYTAAVYLPQQLPSEDAQLTLNDYFFADFETELDYAKLYRYAGELNFDSQRFASQQQLSSLSGGEKLKVQLIKKLASDWDILFLDEPSNDLDLETLTWLENFISHSQRTVLFVSHDEHFLAQAATKIVHLERIKKKQEARTSVKSLDYENYRHQRQEAFEKQGQLARKEREEHAKTMEKHRRVKQNVENALRNTKNDVQGRLLAKKMKNVLSQGKRFEKAGAEMTEIPTQEDDISLHFSDIEALPLTKRILKLEGMKLETNERQLAKNLTLEVCGQEKIGLIGANGAGKSTLLKEIWKILRDRTDMRVGYMPQHYGDLLDDESSPLDFLAPSGDKSQKEKILTHLASLQFTRDETRHPIGQLSGGQKAKLLLLKLVLDRPNVLLLDEPTRNFSPTSQPQVRQLLATYPGAIIAVSHDRIFLKEVCQKIYKLTETGLEEVEL from the coding sequence ATGCTTCAAATAAGAAATCTAACGATCACCCACCTAAAAGACCTGAAAGAGTTAGTCAAAGATTTGTCACTGACTGTCAATCAAGGAGACAAGGTCGCTATTATCGGCGAGGAAGGCAATGGCAAGTCTACCCTGCTCAAGCTCCTGCTAGACGAGCGACTGGTCAGCTCTTATGTCAGCTACAGCGGACATATTGATAAGTCCTATACCGCTGCTGTTTATCTGCCCCAGCAACTGCCTTCAGAGGATGCCCAACTGACGCTCAATGACTATTTCTTTGCTGATTTTGAGACAGAGCTGGACTATGCTAAGCTCTACCGCTATGCTGGGGAGCTCAACTTTGACAGCCAGCGCTTTGCCAGTCAGCAGCAGCTCTCTAGCCTATCTGGAGGAGAAAAACTCAAGGTCCAGCTCATCAAGAAACTAGCCAGTGATTGGGACATTCTCTTTCTTGACGAGCCCTCTAATGACCTCGATCTTGAAACTTTGACTTGGCTGGAAAACTTTATCAGCCACAGCCAGAGAACAGTTCTTTTCGTCTCTCACGACGAACACTTTCTCGCTCAAGCCGCGACCAAGATTGTTCATCTGGAGCGAATCAAAAAGAAGCAGGAGGCTAGAACCAGCGTCAAAAGTCTGGACTACGAAAATTACCGCCATCAGCGTCAGGAGGCTTTTGAAAAACAGGGGCAACTAGCACGAAAAGAGCGAGAAGAACACGCTAAGACTATGGAAAAACACCGACGGGTTAAACAAAATGTTGAAAATGCCTTGAGAAATACCAAAAATGATGTCCAAGGCCGACTATTAGCCAAGAAGATGAAAAACGTCCTCTCACAGGGCAAACGATTTGAAAAGGCAGGGGCTGAAATGACCGAAATCCCGACACAGGAAGATGATATCAGCCTTCACTTCTCAGACATAGAAGCTCTGCCATTGACCAAAAGAATCCTGAAATTAGAAGGAATGAAACTGGAAACAAACGAACGACAACTGGCGAAGAACCTGACTCTGGAGGTCTGCGGTCAGGAAAAAATCGGACTGATTGGTGCTAATGGTGCAGGCAAATCTACTCTACTTAAAGAAATATGGAAGATCCTGCGTGATCGGACAGATATGCGAGTCGGTTATATGCCCCAGCATTATGGCGACTTGCTGGATGATGAGAGCAGTCCCTTGGACTTTCTGGCTCCCTCTGGCGACAAGTCCCAGAAGGAGAAAATCCTAACGCATCTAGCCAGTCTCCAGTTCACGCGCGACGAGACCCGTCACCCGATTGGGCAGCTTTCCGGTGGTCAAAAAGCCAAGCTCCTCCTGCTCAAACTAGTCCTAGACCGTCCCAATGTCCTCCTTCTGGACGAGCCAACCCGCAACTTCTCTCCCACCTCTCAGCCTCAGGTTCGCCAGCTTTTGGCGACCTATCCTGGCGCCATTATCGCTGTCTCCCACGACCGAATCTTTCTCAAAGAAGTCTGCCAGAAGATTTATAAACTGACGGAGACAGGGTTGGAAGAAGTTGAACTATAA
- a CDS encoding ABC transporter ATP-binding protein, whose amino-acid sequence MKDLLRYFKGYIRESLLGPLFKLLEASFELLVPILIAGIVDETIPRKDSSHLYWMVFLLMGLAALGVVVAVVAQYYSSKAAVGFTRQMTSDLYQKILRLPKASRDELTTSSLVTRLTSDTYQIQTGINQFLRLFLRAPIIVFGSIIMAFTISPTITLWFLLMVAILTAIIVFMSRLMNPLYAKIRQLTDQLVNLTREQLQGMRVIRAFGQTQREIQSFRNRNELYKTWQIRTGALASLISPLTFLTVNGTLIAVIWQGNSFIGKGLLTQGMLVALVNYLLQILVELLKLAMLVNSLNQSYISAGRISQVFEQAEEDVLQELVQETALPYQAIKVQEVSFSYPNAASPALTGLTFDLKSGQTLGVIGGTGSGKSTLVQLLAHLYPVAAGQLTIFSQGRSPKNLSEWRSWISLVPQKAELFQGTVRSNLTLGLSNKPTDADLWQALEIAQAADFVSQKEGGLDATVEAFGRNFSGGQRQRLTIARAVLRRAPFLVLDDATSALDYLTEARLLQAIKNELTETSLVLISQRTNSLRSADQIIVLDKGEQVALGRHEELLVSSAIYREIHNSQHSQGEEDKHEA is encoded by the coding sequence ATGAAAGATTTATTGAGATATTTCAAAGGCTATATCAGGGAGTCTTTGCTGGGGCCTTTGTTCAAGCTTTTGGAAGCTAGTTTTGAACTCTTGGTTCCGATTTTGATTGCGGGGATTGTGGACGAAACTATTCCTCGAAAGGACAGCTCCCATCTCTACTGGATGGTTTTTCTTTTGATGGGTTTGGCTGCGCTTGGCGTGGTAGTAGCGGTGGTGGCCCAGTATTATTCGTCAAAGGCAGCAGTGGGCTTTACCCGCCAGATGACAAGCGACCTCTATCAAAAGATTCTACGCTTGCCCAAGGCTAGTCGGGATGAGCTGACGACTTCTAGCTTGGTGACTCGGCTGACGAGCGACACCTATCAGATTCAGACGGGCATCAATCAGTTTCTTCGTCTCTTCCTGAGGGCGCCCATTATCGTTTTTGGCTCTATCATCATGGCCTTTACTATCAGTCCGACCATTACCTTGTGGTTCTTGCTCATGGTGGCGATTTTAACGGCTATTATCGTTTTCATGTCTCGTCTGATGAATCCCCTCTATGCTAAGATTCGTCAACTGACAGACCAACTAGTCAATTTGACGCGTGAGCAACTGCAGGGCATGCGGGTTATAAGAGCTTTCGGTCAGACCCAGCGCGAGATTCAGAGTTTCCGCAATCGCAATGAGCTCTATAAAACCTGGCAAATCAGGACGGGAGCTCTGGCTAGTCTGATTAGCCCTCTGACCTTTCTCACAGTCAATGGTACTCTGATTGCTGTGATTTGGCAGGGGAATAGCTTTATCGGCAAGGGCTTGCTGACCCAGGGGATGCTAGTGGCCTTGGTCAATTATTTATTGCAAATTTTGGTGGAATTGCTCAAGCTGGCTATGTTGGTCAACTCACTCAATCAAAGCTATATCAGTGCAGGTCGCATCAGTCAGGTCTTCGAGCAAGCAGAAGAAGATGTCCTGCAGGAATTAGTGCAGGAAACAGCTCTGCCGTATCAAGCCATTAAAGTCCAGGAGGTCAGCTTTTCCTATCCCAATGCAGCTAGTCCAGCCTTGACTGGTCTGACTTTTGATTTGAAAAGCGGTCAGACTTTAGGTGTTATTGGCGGGACAGGTTCAGGGAAGTCGACCCTAGTCCAGCTGCTGGCTCATCTTTATCCTGTGGCTGCTGGTCAGTTGACCATCTTTTCCCAAGGGCGCAGTCCTAAAAATCTCAGCGAATGGCGGTCTTGGATTAGTCTGGTACCTCAGAAGGCGGAGCTTTTCCAAGGAACTGTTCGCTCCAATCTGACTTTAGGATTGTCAAACAAGCCAACAGATGCAGACTTGTGGCAGGCCTTAGAGATTGCTCAGGCGGCAGACTTTGTCTCTCAGAAGGAAGGTGGCTTGGATGCGACTGTAGAGGCCTTTGGCCGGAATTTTTCTGGCGGTCAGCGTCAGCGTTTAACCATCGCCAGAGCTGTCTTGCGGAGGGCGCCTTTCTTGGTTTTAGATGATGCAACCTCTGCTCTGGACTATTTGACAGAGGCAAGACTCCTGCAGGCTATTAAGAATGAATTGACAGAGACCAGTCTGGTCTTGATCTCTCAGCGGACCAATAGCTTGCGCTCAGCGGATCAAATCATAGTGCTGGATAAGGGAGAACAGGTGGCTCTTGGTCGCCATGAGGAACTCTTAGTCAGCTCTGCCATTTACCGAGAAATTCATAACTCACAGCATAGTCAAGGAGAGGAGGACAAGCATGAAGCATAA
- the asnS gene encoding asparagine--tRNA ligase: MSKKNVTIVDVKNHVGEEVTIGAWVANKSGKGKIAFLQLRDGSAFFQGVAFKPNFIEKFGEEVGLEKFDTIKRLSQETSVYVTGIVKEDERSKFGYELDITDIEIIGESNDYPITPKEHGTDFLMDNRHLWLRSRKQVAMMQIRNAIIYATYEFFDKNGFIKFDSPILSGNAAEDSTELFETDYFGTPAYLSQSGQLYLEAGAMALGRVYDFGPVFRAEKSKTRRHLTEFWMMDAEYNFVTHDESLDLQEAYVKALIQGVLDRAPQALETLERDVELLKRYVAEPFKRVTYDEAIDLLQAHENDEDADYEHLEHGDDFGSPHETWISNHFGVPTFVVNYPAAIKAFYMKPVPGNPDRVLCADLLAPEGYGEIIGGSMREEDYDALVAKMEELGMDTSEYEFYLDLRKYGSVPHGGFGIGIERMVTFVAGTKHIREAIPFPRMLHRIKP, encoded by the coding sequence GTGTCGAAGAAAAATGTAACAATTGTTGATGTAAAAAATCATGTTGGTGAAGAAGTAACGATTGGTGCTTGGGTGGCCAACAAGTCAGGAAAAGGGAAAATCGCTTTCTTGCAGTTGCGTGATGGTTCTGCCTTTTTCCAAGGTGTAGCCTTCAAACCTAACTTTATTGAGAAATTTGGCGAAGAAGTAGGACTTGAGAAGTTTGATACTATTAAACGCTTGAGCCAAGAAACGTCTGTCTATGTGACAGGGATTGTCAAGGAAGATGAGCGTTCAAAATTTGGCTATGAGCTGGACATTACAGATATCGAAATCATCGGCGAGTCTAACGACTATCCAATCACGCCAAAAGAACACGGAACTGACTTCCTCATGGACAACCGTCACTTGTGGCTCCGTTCTCGCAAGCAAGTTGCCATGATGCAAATCCGTAATGCCATCATCTATGCTACCTATGAATTCTTTGATAAGAACGGCTTTATCAAGTTTGACAGCCCAATCTTGTCAGGAAATGCAGCAGAAGACTCAACTGAGCTCTTTGAAACCGACTACTTTGGAACTCCAGCTTACTTGAGTCAGTCAGGTCAGCTTTATCTGGAAGCGGGAGCTATGGCTCTGGGACGTGTTTATGACTTTGGACCTGTATTCCGTGCTGAAAAATCAAAAACTCGTCGTCACTTGACAGAGTTCTGGATGATGGATGCGGAGTATAATTTTGTTACTCACGATGAGTCACTCGACTTGCAGGAAGCTTATGTCAAAGCCTTGATTCAAGGTGTTCTCGACCGTGCTCCTCAAGCCTTAGAAACATTGGAACGTGATGTAGAACTCTTGAAACGCTACGTTGCTGAGCCTTTCAAGCGTGTTACTTATGATGAAGCGATTGATCTTTTGCAAGCCCATGAAAATGATGAAGATGCAGATTATGAGCATTTGGAACATGGCGATGACTTCGGTTCACCGCATGAAACATGGATTTCAAACCACTTTGGTGTACCAACTTTTGTCGTGAACTACCCAGCAGCTATCAAAGCTTTCTACATGAAGCCAGTTCCTGGAAATCCAGACCGTGTTCTCTGTGCAGACTTGCTTGCTCCAGAAGGCTACGGTGAAATCATTGGTGGCTCTATGCGTGAAGAAGATTACGACGCACTGGTCGCTAAAATGGAAGAGCTTGGTATGGATACATCGGAATATGAATTCTACCTGGATCTTCGTAAGTACGGCTCTGTTCCACACGGTGGATTTGGTATCGGTATCGAGCGTATGGTAACCTTTGTAGCAGGTACCAAGCATATCCGTGAAGCTATTCCATTCCCACGTATGTTGCACCGTATTAAACCGTAA
- a CDS encoding pyridoxal phosphate-dependent aminotransferase has product MKLSNRVLNMEESVTLAAAARAKALKAEGRDILSLTLGEPDFPTPKNIQQAAIAAIEDGRASFYTVTSGLPELKSAVVDYFAKYYGYEIQPNQVTVATGAKFSLYTFFMSVIDPGDEVIIPTPYWVSYADQILMAEGKPVFVQATEENNFKVTVAQLEAVRTEKTKVLVLNSPSNPTGMIYTAEELLAIGNWAVEHDILILADDIYGRLVYNGNKFTPISSLSEEIRKQTVVINGVSKSYSMTGWRIGYAVGEPEIISAMSKVAGQTTSNPTAVAQYAAIEALTGSQDTVENMRLAFEERLNTIYPLLAQVPGFEVVKPQGAFYLFPNVKKAMEMKGYTDVTAFTTAILEEVGVALVTGDGFGAPENIRLSYATDMDTLKEAVQRLKDFMEK; this is encoded by the coding sequence ATGAAATTATCCAATCGTGTTTTAAATATGGAAGAAAGCGTGACCTTGGCAGCGGCAGCTAGAGCCAAAGCTTTAAAGGCTGAAGGCAGGGATATCCTTTCTTTGACCTTGGGAGAGCCAGATTTTCCGACGCCTAAGAATATCCAGCAAGCAGCGATTGCAGCGATTGAAGATGGCAGAGCTAGTTTTTATACGGTAACAAGTGGTCTGCCTGAGCTGAAATCAGCGGTGGTAGACTATTTTGCCAAGTATTATGGCTATGAGATTCAGCCAAATCAAGTGACAGTGGCAACGGGGGCTAAGTTCTCTCTTTACACCTTCTTTATGAGTGTGATTGATCCAGGAGATGAAGTCATCATTCCGACGCCTTATTGGGTTAGCTATGCCGATCAGATCTTGATGGCCGAAGGAAAGCCTGTTTTTGTTCAAGCGACAGAGGAAAATAATTTTAAGGTGACGGTGGCCCAGCTGGAAGCTGTCCGTACTGAGAAGACCAAGGTCTTGGTTCTGAACTCGCCATCCAATCCGACTGGTATGATTTATACAGCAGAAGAACTGCTGGCCATCGGAAACTGGGCTGTTGAGCATGATATCTTGATCTTGGCCGACGATATTTATGGCCGCTTGGTCTATAATGGCAATAAATTCACGCCGATTTCTAGTCTGTCAGAGGAAATTCGCAAGCAAACAGTCGTCATCAATGGTGTTTCCAAGAGCTACTCTATGACGGGCTGGCGGATTGGCTATGCTGTAGGTGAGCCTGAAATTATCTCAGCGATGAGCAAGGTTGCAGGGCAAACGACTTCTAATCCAACAGCGGTGGCGCAATATGCAGCCATTGAAGCCTTGACGGGCAGTCAGGATACGGTCGAAAATATGAGATTGGCCTTTGAGGAACGCCTAAATACTATTTATCCTTTGCTAGCTCAAGTGCCCGGCTTTGAAGTCGTCAAGCCTCAGGGAGCTTTCTATCTTTTCCCAAATGTTAAAAAAGCGATGGAAATGAAAGGCTATACCGATGTGACGGCCTTTACCACAGCGATTTTAGAAGAAGTAGGAGTTGCTTTGGTGACAGGGGATGGATTTGGTGCGCCAGAAAATATCCGCCTCAGCTATGCGACTGACATGGATACACTAAAAGAAGCGGTTCAACGCCTCAAGGATTTCATGGAGAAGTAA
- a CDS encoding VOC family protein: MIDHFEIKVRDLQISKDFYTSFLAPLGYELDFKTDSLLSFVAPNSPHPGGDFWLGKGEQAPIHFAFFAENHEQVRTCYEAGLKAGGKDNGAPDYRSDHLPYYAAFILDPDGNNVEVVCHKE, translated from the coding sequence ATGATTGATCATTTTGAGATTAAAGTAAGGGATTTACAAATTTCAAAAGACTTTTATACAAGCTTTCTTGCTCCTCTTGGCTACGAATTGGATTTTAAAACTGACTCTCTACTCAGTTTTGTTGCCCCCAACAGTCCTCATCCTGGTGGAGATTTTTGGCTAGGAAAGGGAGAGCAGGCTCCTATTCACTTTGCTTTTTTTGCAGAAAACCACGAGCAGGTTCGAACTTGCTACGAGGCGGGTTTGAAGGCAGGTGGAAAAGATAATGGTGCACCTGATTATCGGAGTGATCATCTACCTTACTATGCAGCTTTTATCCTAGACCCAGATGGAAATAATGTCGAAGTAGTCTGCCACAAAGAATAA